The following proteins come from a genomic window of Nostoc sp. ATCC 53789:
- a CDS encoding heavy metal translocating P-type ATPase yields MLYPQSFTEFTREHTDTLAALLCGLLLFLGWFALHLGWLGLAFLLLPAAYVIGGYESAREGLTTLFKEKELDVDLLMIVAAIGAASLGLWRREYHLIIDGAILILIFAISGALEGYAMARTERSIRSLMSLTPDTARVLLQGREEKIPISQLKVGDEIVVKPGELIPTDGIILSGYSTLNQAAITGESLPVEKTVGAEVFAGTLNGYGALQIKVHKPAQSSLIQRVIRLVEQAQTEAPPSQEFIDRFEKGYAKVIVVAGILLATLPPFLWGWDWETTIYRALTFLVVASPCALMAAIMPTLLSGIANGARQGILFKNGAQLEKIGKVRAIAFDKTGTLTTGQVQVFQVIAISEYTQEDVLKAAASVESYSEHPIGKAIVQAAGNLDLVGAIQVQAIPGQGIVGIAQEQQVIVGNAVFVQHYVTNLPEELRKMAQSLEQEGKTVVWVAQEGKGAGEQGGRGAEVMGVIAIADEVRLQAAATISRLKQLGIEQIVMLTGDNEETAQSVAKAVGIDRVYAQLLPEDKLDVIRLLQQKYQTVAMVGDGINDAPALAQASVGIAMGISGSDVALETADIVLMADKLEKIAVAMHLGRRSQSIVKQNIFVALSFIVLLLVGNFLGSINLPIGVIGHEGSTVLVTLSGLRLLK; encoded by the coding sequence AGGATTAACTACCCTCTTCAAAGAAAAGGAACTTGATGTAGATTTGCTGATGATTGTCGCCGCCATTGGTGCTGCTAGCCTCGGTTTATGGCGACGAGAATATCATCTAATTATTGATGGGGCAATTTTGATTCTGATCTTTGCCATCAGTGGCGCATTAGAAGGCTATGCAATGGCGCGAACTGAGCGGAGTATCCGCAGTTTGATGAGCCTGACACCAGATACAGCAAGAGTTTTGCTTCAGGGAAGAGAAGAAAAAATTCCTATCAGTCAGTTAAAAGTGGGTGATGAGATTGTTGTCAAACCCGGAGAGCTAATTCCTACTGATGGGATAATTTTATCTGGTTACAGCACCCTCAATCAAGCTGCAATTACAGGCGAGTCTTTACCTGTAGAAAAAACAGTGGGCGCAGAAGTATTTGCCGGCACACTTAACGGCTATGGTGCATTGCAGATTAAGGTACACAAACCAGCCCAAAGCAGTTTGATTCAGCGTGTGATTCGCTTGGTAGAACAAGCGCAGACAGAAGCACCTCCTTCGCAAGAGTTTATCGATCGCTTTGAAAAAGGATATGCCAAAGTAATTGTAGTAGCTGGGATATTACTGGCAACTTTACCCCCATTTCTTTGGGGTTGGGATTGGGAAACAACAATTTATCGGGCGCTTACCTTCTTAGTAGTGGCTTCTCCCTGTGCATTGATGGCTGCTATTATGCCCACGCTGCTTTCGGGAATCGCCAATGGTGCGAGACAGGGGATTTTGTTTAAAAATGGGGCGCAGTTAGAGAAGATTGGCAAAGTCCGTGCGATCGCATTTGATAAAACTGGTACTCTGACAACAGGACAGGTGCAGGTATTCCAAGTAATTGCAATTAGTGAATACACCCAAGAAGATGTATTAAAAGCCGCCGCTAGCGTGGAATCCTATTCAGAACATCCCATCGGTAAGGCAATTGTGCAAGCGGCTGGTAATTTGGATTTGGTTGGTGCAATCCAAGTACAAGCTATACCTGGACAGGGAATTGTCGGAATCGCTCAAGAACAACAGGTAATTGTGGGGAATGCTGTTTTTGTGCAGCATTATGTGACCAATTTACCTGAAGAGTTGCGAAAAATGGCTCAATCTTTGGAGCAAGAAGGTAAAACTGTGGTTTGGGTAGCACAAGAAGGCAAGGGAGCAGGAGAGCAGGGGGGCAGAGGGGCAGAGGTGATGGGTGTAATTGCGATCGCAGATGAAGTAAGATTGCAAGCAGCCGCAACCATTTCCCGCTTAAAGCAACTGGGAATTGAGCAAATTGTCATGTTAACTGGAGATAATGAAGAAACTGCTCAAAGTGTCGCCAAAGCTGTAGGAATCGATCGGGTATATGCTCAACTTCTACCAGAAGATAAGCTAGATGTTATCCGCCTTTTACAGCAAAAGTATCAAACAGTGGCAATGGTAGGCGATGGAATTAATGATGCACCAGCTTTAGCCCAAGCATCTGTAGGTATAGCGATGGGAATATCTGGTAGTGATGTGGCATTGGAAACCGCAGATATAGTATTGATGGCCGACAAGTTAGAAAAAATTGCGGTGGCGATGCATTTGGGGAGGCGATCGCAATCCATAGTCAAACAGAATATATTCGTAGCGTTGAGTTTTATTGTGTTGCTTTTGGTGGGCAACTTTCTAGGAAGTATTAACTTACCTATTGGTGTGATTGGACATGAAGGTTCTACAGTATTAGTTACCCTCAGTGGTCTAAGATTGCTGAAATAA
- a CDS encoding RpiB/LacA/LacB family sugar-phosphate isomerase → MKIAIGSDERTNLTDRILEELKQRGHEVIVFGSLAENDLEVDWPLSCSKVALAVATQKADEGIVFCWTGTGASIAANKVLGIRAALCHDAETARGARIWNHANVLVLSLRATTEAIAKEILDAWFSTPFSEDEWNILQMERIRQLEKSALFQQS, encoded by the coding sequence ATGAAAATCGCTATTGGCAGTGATGAACGCACCAACCTAACTGATAGGATACTAGAAGAACTTAAGCAGCGTGGGCATGAAGTTATAGTCTTTGGTTCCTTAGCTGAGAATGATTTAGAAGTTGATTGGCCCCTCAGTTGTAGTAAAGTTGCTTTGGCAGTAGCAACCCAAAAAGCAGATGAGGGGATTGTCTTTTGTTGGACTGGTACTGGTGCATCTATTGCCGCCAACAAAGTTTTAGGGATACGTGCGGCATTATGCCATGATGCTGAAACTGCACGTGGGGCACGTATTTGGAATCATGCGAATGTCCTAGTATTAAGTTTACGTGCCACTACAGAAGCGATCGCAAAAGAAATATTAGATGCCTGGTTTAGCACACCTTTTTCTGAAGATGAGTGGAACATCTTGCAAATGGAGCGGATTAGACAGTTAGAGAAGAGTGCTTTATTTCAGCAATCTTAG
- a CDS encoding efflux RND transporter permease subunit, protein MFVDFFIKRPIFASVCAIVILLIGLISIPTLPIARFPEISPTQITVTSNYSGASAEVVESGVTNILERQINGVEGLRYLTSSSSNDGTSTITATFDSSRDKDIAAVDVQNRVSVAQPQLPDSVQRTGVRVSKESSNILLAIGLFAENKEYDNIFLSNYADLYLADALKRVKGVSNAQIFGERRYAMRLWLDPSRLASRGLTTKDVANALSEQNLQVGAGRIGQEPAPEGQRYQLDVRAASRLAEPSEFEEIVLKTEEDGTLVKLKDVGKAELGAENYNTFLRFRGNDAVGLGIYQVPGSNALDVAKGVKDEMARLAPSFPPGMKYQVAFDTTSFVEESMSEVIKTLIEAVVLVVIVIFVFLQDWRTTLIPALTIPLALIGTFAFVKIFNFSINSLTLFGLTLASGMVVDDAIVVVEQISRFIQDKGVSPRRAASESMRELFGAVIATSLVLMAVFVPVAFFPGTTGALYRQFALTIAFSIAISTFLALTLTPSLCGVLLRQEQQVPRWIGWFFDLINRFLEWVRSSYERSLTWMVRFKSIVIGLFIVSLGMTAWLYTTVPTAFLPDEDEGYFITIIQGPQGVSLQYTSDVMAQVEKEILPLPEVLGTFAVGGFGFSGSTANSGIIFTTLKPWDERSRPDQSVQAIIGKLQGKLLSIPEARVFPVNPPPIQGLGNFGGFVFQLQDRRGNSGLENLVQSMGKLLGQANQTPGLQAVFSTFAADTPQLLVEVDRNKAKSLQVSIDDVFSTLQTALGSQYVNDFNLQQRNYRVYIQADQQFRSNPKDIGKLYVRSQKNQMVPLSNLVTVTQTVGAQTINHYNLFRSIEINGSAAPGSSSGDAIKAMEKVAKEVLPAGYGYEWSGTALEEIDSGGLAPIIFGLGIIFVFLVLAAQYENYVDPFIILLSVPLAIFGALIAQSMRGFANDVYCQIGLVMLIGLASKNAILIVEFANQLREQGLSITKAVIEASQERLRPILMTAFSTLLGIFPLAVATGAGAGSRQSLGTAVFGGMLIATFLSLFVVPILYIVIKTTTERFIKPNRHQELQTDAVSLDGKTPAYLTKGEN, encoded by the coding sequence ATGTTTGTTGACTTCTTTATTAAGCGACCAATCTTTGCATCGGTATGTGCGATCGTTATCCTTTTAATCGGATTAATCAGTATTCCCACACTACCGATCGCAAGATTCCCAGAAATTAGTCCCACCCAAATCACTGTAACTTCCAACTATAGCGGAGCTAGTGCAGAAGTCGTAGAAAGCGGAGTGACAAATATCTTAGAAAGGCAAATCAACGGGGTTGAGGGACTAAGATATCTCACTTCCAGCAGCAGTAATGATGGTACTAGTACTATTACTGCCACCTTTGATTCATCGCGTGATAAAGATATTGCGGCTGTGGATGTGCAAAATCGTGTTTCTGTTGCCCAACCACAATTACCAGACTCTGTGCAACGCACAGGAGTGCGGGTATCAAAAGAATCTAGCAACATTCTCTTAGCGATTGGTTTATTCGCTGAAAATAAAGAGTACGACAATATATTTTTAAGCAACTATGCCGATCTGTACTTAGCAGATGCCTTAAAAAGAGTCAAAGGCGTGAGCAACGCTCAAATTTTTGGTGAACGCCGCTATGCAATGCGTTTGTGGTTAGATCCGAGTCGCCTTGCTAGTCGGGGACTAACGACCAAGGATGTAGCGAATGCTTTATCTGAACAAAACTTGCAAGTTGGCGCAGGGAGAATTGGACAAGAACCGGCTCCTGAAGGGCAAAGATATCAACTTGATGTGCGTGCTGCCAGCCGATTAGCAGAACCATCAGAATTTGAAGAAATTGTCCTCAAAACTGAAGAGGATGGCACATTAGTCAAGCTCAAAGATGTCGGTAAAGCCGAACTGGGTGCAGAAAATTACAACACATTTTTGCGGTTCCGGGGCAATGATGCTGTAGGTTTAGGGATTTATCAGGTTCCTGGCAGTAATGCCTTGGATGTAGCGAAAGGAGTCAAAGATGAAATGGCGCGATTGGCTCCGAGTTTTCCACCAGGCATGAAATATCAGGTAGCTTTTGACACAACATCGTTTGTAGAAGAGTCGATGTCAGAAGTCATCAAGACTCTGATTGAAGCGGTAGTGCTGGTTGTGATTGTAATTTTTGTGTTCTTGCAGGATTGGCGAACCACTTTAATTCCAGCACTGACTATTCCTCTAGCACTAATTGGAACGTTTGCCTTTGTCAAAATTTTTAACTTTTCTATCAATAGTTTGACTTTATTTGGTCTGACTTTAGCATCGGGGATGGTGGTAGACGATGCGATCGTTGTGGTGGAGCAAATTAGCCGTTTTATTCAGGATAAAGGCGTAAGTCCTCGTCGAGCCGCAAGTGAATCAATGAGGGAACTGTTTGGCGCGGTTATTGCCACTTCACTAGTATTGATGGCGGTGTTTGTGCCAGTGGCGTTTTTTCCGGGAACTACAGGCGCACTTTATCGGCAATTTGCGCTGACGATCGCCTTTTCTATTGCGATTTCGACATTTCTAGCTTTGACTCTAACACCTTCTTTGTGTGGGGTGCTGCTACGTCAAGAACAACAAGTACCAAGGTGGATTGGCTGGTTTTTTGACCTGATTAATCGGTTCCTGGAATGGGTAAGGTCAAGTTATGAGCGATCGCTTACCTGGATGGTACGATTCAAAAGCATCGTCATTGGACTGTTTATCGTTTCTTTGGGAATGACTGCTTGGCTGTACACCACAGTACCGACAGCTTTTCTACCCGATGAAGACGAAGGCTATTTCATCACCATCATCCAAGGGCCTCAAGGTGTTTCGCTGCAATATACCAGCGATGTCATGGCACAAGTAGAAAAAGAAATTCTGCCACTTCCAGAAGTGCTAGGTACTTTCGCCGTGGGAGGATTTGGTTTTAGTGGCAGCACCGCCAATAGCGGCATTATATTTACCACTTTAAAACCTTGGGATGAGCGTTCAAGACCCGATCAATCAGTACAGGCGATTATTGGTAAATTGCAAGGGAAGTTATTGTCAATCCCAGAAGCCAGGGTTTTTCCTGTGAACCCGCCACCAATTCAGGGTTTAGGTAACTTTGGCGGCTTTGTCTTTCAACTGCAAGACCGCAGAGGTAACAGTGGTTTAGAAAATCTAGTCCAGTCAATGGGTAAGTTGCTCGGTCAAGCTAATCAAACACCAGGATTACAAGCTGTATTTAGCACCTTTGCAGCAGATACACCACAATTGCTTGTAGAAGTAGACCGCAATAAAGCCAAATCATTGCAAGTTTCCATAGATGATGTTTTCAGTACTTTACAAACTGCTTTGGGATCGCAATATGTAAATGATTTTAATCTCCAGCAGCGTAATTATCGGGTGTATATCCAGGCAGATCAACAGTTTCGTTCCAATCCAAAAGATATTGGCAAACTATACGTTCGTTCTCAAAAGAATCAAATGGTTCCTTTGAGTAACTTAGTTACAGTTACTCAGACTGTGGGAGCGCAAACGATAAATCACTATAATCTGTTCCGCTCGATTGAAATTAATGGTTCCGCCGCTCCTGGCTCTAGTTCGGGAGACGCAATTAAAGCAATGGAAAAAGTTGCTAAAGAAGTTTTACCAGCCGGCTATGGTTATGAATGGTCAGGGACTGCATTAGAAGAAATAGATTCTGGTGGTTTAGCACCCATAATCTTTGGATTAGGAATAATCTTTGTATTTTTGGTACTAGCCGCTCAATACGAAAACTACGTTGACCCCTTTATCATTCTGTTATCAGTTCCTTTAGCTATCTTTGGAGCGCTGATAGCTCAATCAATGCGGGGTTTTGCAAATGATGTTTACTGTCAAATTGGTCTAGTAATGTTGATCGGTTTAGCTAGTAAGAACGCAATTTTGATTGTGGAATTTGCTAATCAATTACGAGAGCAAGGGCTTTCGATTACTAAAGCAGTAATTGAGGCTTCACAAGAGCGGTTACGCCCAATTTTGATGACTGCTTTTTCTACATTATTAGGTATTTTCCCGTTAGCTGTTGCCACAGGTGCCGGTGCGGGAAGTCGTCAATCTTTGGGAACAGCAGTTTTTGGTGGGATGTTAATTGCGACTTTCTTGAGTTTGTTTGTAGTACCGATTTTGTATATCGTGATTAAGACGACAACAGAGCGCTTTATTAAACCAAATCGGCATCAAGAACTGCAAACAGATGCAGTTTCATTGGATGGTAAAACTCCTGCATATTTAACAAAAGGTGAGAATTAA
- a CDS encoding efflux RND transporter periplasmic adaptor subunit, whose amino-acid sequence MSHSEFPDSPLPVEIEQPAVTDSSQEPQSLPERSPKPPQKRRWPLILGIILLIGGIGFGWRWWQTSSASNPPAGGPAAGQPMAIPVKLATVQPETVQESSEFIGSLEAPRSVIIKPQVEGRVTQIYTKEGSRVQQGQVIISLESDSVQAQLLQAKAALAQAQARLAELKAGTRQEEVAQARAQLTQAQARLRDAQSGSQPQEIAQAEAQIQSAKSDVELAQSRAKRYAQLRKEGAVSEDTLEGYVKEQQSAEAALVVAQKRLAQLRQSRTSSINELAGALEQQKQNLRQLENGSRPEEIAQARSQVTQAAAQVQAAQVQLQYTKVLAPFTGTVGDIPTKVGDYVEKADQLTTLTRNDSLELNISVPLEEAKKLRLGLPVQMLNAQGQPAARGKISFISPDASSDSQTILVKANFGNSRSQLVNRQSVQTKVIWNERPGILIPVTAVSRLGGETFVFVAEAPTEKNTEAPAEKKAEAPAEKKAGAPSLVAQQKPVKLGVIEGNNYQVIEGLKAGDKIVVSGILNLTNGAPISPAPQEVGSQKP is encoded by the coding sequence ATGTCCCATTCTGAGTTCCCTGATTCTCCGCTTCCAGTTGAAATAGAACAGCCTGCTGTTACTGATTCTAGTCAAGAGCCACAATCACTGCCAGAGCGATCGCCTAAACCACCTCAAAAGCGTCGTTGGCCTCTAATTTTGGGAATTATCCTCTTAATTGGAGGCATTGGTTTTGGTTGGCGCTGGTGGCAAACTAGTAGTGCTAGTAATCCACCAGCAGGTGGGCCAGCTGCTGGTCAACCGATGGCAATTCCAGTCAAGCTAGCGACTGTGCAACCTGAAACTGTGCAAGAAAGTTCGGAGTTTATTGGCTCCTTAGAGGCTCCACGTTCGGTAATTATCAAGCCACAGGTTGAAGGACGAGTTACCCAAATTTATACCAAAGAGGGCAGCCGTGTTCAACAAGGGCAAGTTATTATTAGCCTAGAAAGTGATAGTGTGCAAGCGCAATTATTACAAGCAAAAGCTGCACTAGCACAAGCTCAAGCACGTCTTGCTGAACTCAAAGCGGGTACGCGACAAGAAGAAGTTGCCCAAGCTAGAGCGCAGTTAACCCAAGCCCAAGCTCGCTTGCGAGATGCCCAGTCGGGGTCGCAACCACAAGAAATTGCTCAGGCTGAGGCTCAAATTCAGTCAGCTAAATCGGATGTAGAACTAGCACAGTCACGAGCCAAGCGATACGCACAATTGAGAAAAGAGGGCGCAGTTTCTGAAGATACCTTAGAAGGATATGTCAAAGAACAGCAAAGTGCTGAAGCTGCCCTGGTTGTAGCCCAGAAACGCCTAGCTCAACTCCGCCAAAGCAGAACTTCTAGTATCAATGAGCTAGCTGGAGCTTTGGAACAACAGAAACAAAACTTAAGGCAACTAGAAAATGGTTCCCGCCCAGAAGAAATTGCCCAAGCGCGATCGCAAGTAACGCAAGCAGCAGCGCAAGTCCAAGCAGCCCAAGTTCAACTGCAATACACAAAAGTTCTGGCACCTTTTACTGGTACTGTTGGCGATATTCCCACAAAAGTGGGAGATTATGTAGAAAAAGCAGACCAACTCACTACACTTACTAGAAATGACTCTTTAGAACTAAATATTTCCGTTCCCCTAGAAGAAGCCAAAAAGCTGCGCTTAGGATTACCAGTGCAAATGCTGAACGCTCAAGGTCAACCCGCAGCAAGGGGTAAGATAAGTTTCATTTCTCCAGATGCTAGTTCCGATTCGCAGACAATTTTGGTGAAAGCTAACTTTGGTAATTCTAGAAGTCAACTGGTAAATCGCCAATCAGTGCAAACCAAAGTGATCTGGAACGAACGTCCAGGAATTTTAATTCCAGTTACAGCAGTATCTCGCCTGGGTGGGGAGACATTTGTATTTGTAGCTGAAGCGCCAACAGAAAAAAACACTGAAGCACCAGCAGAAAAAAAAGCTGAAGCACCAGCAGAAAAGAAAGCTGGAGCGCCATCTTTAGTTGCTCAACAAAAACCTGTGAAATTGGGAGTTATTGAGGGGAATAATTATCAAGTTATCGAAGGACTAAAAGCTGGAGACAAAATTGTTGTTTCCGGTATTCTCAACCTAACTAATGGCGCTCCCATCAGTCCCGCACCGCAAGAAGTGGGTAGTCAGAAGCCATAG
- a CDS encoding glycosyltransferase family 4 protein, translating into MHILIYSYNYHPEPIGIAPLMTELAEGLVNRGHEVRVITGMPNYPEREIYDGYRDQWYINEQKNGVTIQRSYIRIKSKPNLLDRLLLELSFIFTSLPQAFRGERPDVMILTVPPLLGILPATIFGWLYNCPIVLNVQDILPEAAVRIGLLKNKWMIRTLAALEKFAYRTAHTISVIADGFRENLVNKGVPVNKIVCIPNWVNVNFIHPLPKKNNSWISSHQLDGKFIVLYSGNIALTQGLETVIEAAVCLRHIKEIVFVIVGESTALQRLQEYCLLHGADNVLLLPLQPREKLPEMLAAADVGLIVQKHNVISFNMPSKIPLLLASGRPIVGSVPATGTAARAIKLSGGGIIVEPESPDAMAAAVHDLYANPTLCTKLGNAGRQFAEENYSLEQALDRYEGLLFHILANRKSTVGILPKLDSKESVVDA; encoded by the coding sequence ATGCACATTCTGATATATTCCTACAACTATCATCCAGAGCCGATTGGAATTGCTCCCTTAATGACTGAATTGGCAGAAGGACTAGTAAATCGAGGTCATGAAGTGCGGGTGATTACTGGAATGCCCAACTATCCTGAGCGCGAAATTTACGATGGTTATCGGGATCAATGGTACATTAATGAACAAAAAAATGGTGTCACAATTCAGCGAAGCTACATCAGAATTAAGTCTAAACCTAACCTTTTAGATCGTCTCTTGCTGGAGTTAAGCTTTATTTTCACAAGCTTACCTCAAGCCTTTAGAGGTGAACGTCCAGATGTAATGATTTTAACAGTACCGCCTTTGTTAGGTATTCTACCAGCAACAATATTTGGTTGGCTATACAACTGCCCAATAGTTCTAAATGTGCAAGATATATTACCAGAAGCTGCTGTGCGTATCGGGCTACTGAAAAACAAGTGGATGATTCGAACTCTTGCAGCTTTAGAAAAATTTGCCTATCGAACTGCACATACTATTAGTGTTATCGCCGATGGATTTCGTGAGAATTTAGTGAATAAGGGAGTACCTGTTAATAAAATCGTTTGTATTCCTAATTGGGTGAATGTAAATTTCATCCACCCTTTACCAAAAAAGAATAACTCTTGGATATCTAGTCATCAACTGGATGGGAAATTTATAGTCCTTTATTCGGGCAACATTGCTCTAACCCAAGGTTTAGAAACTGTAATAGAAGCAGCAGTTTGCTTACGTCATATTAAAGAAATTGTCTTTGTCATTGTCGGCGAATCAACAGCATTGCAAAGGTTGCAAGAATATTGTCTATTACATGGAGCAGATAATGTTTTGCTGCTACCATTGCAGCCGAGAGAAAAATTACCCGAAATGCTAGCAGCAGCTGATGTCGGGCTGATTGTGCAAAAGCACAATGTAATTTCGTTCAATATGCCTTCAAAAATACCATTACTATTGGCAAGTGGTCGCCCAATTGTGGGTTCAGTTCCTGCAACTGGAACTGCTGCTAGAGCGATCAAACTCAGTGGTGGTGGGATAATTGTTGAGCCAGAATCGCCCGATGCAATGGCCGCTGCGGTGCATGATTTATATGCCAATCCTACTCTCTGTACGAAGTTAGGTAACGCGGGAAGACAGTTTGCCGAAGAAAACTATTCGTTGGAGCAAGCACTTGATCGGTATGAAGGGCTGCTTTTTCATATTCTTGCTAACCGAAAATCAACTGTAGGTATCTTGCCGAAATTGGATTCTAAGGAATCAGTTGTGGATGCTTGA
- a CDS encoding PEP-CTERM sorting domain-containing protein (PEP-CTERM proteins occur, often in large numbers, in the proteomes of bacteria that also encode an exosortase, a predicted intramembrane cysteine proteinase. The presence of a PEP-CTERM domain at a protein's C-terminus predicts cleavage within the sorting domain, followed by covalent anchoring to some some component of the (usually Gram-negative) cell surface. Many PEP-CTERM proteins exhibit an unusual sequence composition that includes large numbers of potential glycosylation sites. Expression of one such protein has been shown restore the ability of a bacterium to form floc, a type of biofilm.), giving the protein MRNIFAKIAATTATSAVLSVAIAAGANNPAQAIDFNFNWLGDAGYSAVGSFSYDETTAPTIISESGSGATNFLQSLTVSFLDPSNNPLGTYNTVTSGVSQSDFFAFNFDTATQKLFGPLNIGGGTGVIGEYFFTGTVSESLALRQDVDQQGTSITLDENSGSIQVSKVPEPASLLGFLAFGALGVGSTLKKKQASC; this is encoded by the coding sequence GTGAGAAACATTTTTGCCAAAATCGCTGCTACCACAGCAACCAGTGCTGTACTTAGTGTTGCGATCGCTGCTGGTGCTAACAACCCTGCTCAAGCTATTGATTTCAACTTTAACTGGCTAGGAGATGCTGGTTATTCCGCAGTCGGTTCATTCAGCTACGACGAGACTACAGCACCGACAATTATTTCAGAAAGTGGTAGTGGAGCCACCAATTTTTTACAATCCTTGACTGTCTCTTTCTTAGACCCATCTAATAATCCTCTGGGAACTTATAACACCGTTACTTCTGGGGTATCACAATCTGATTTCTTCGCTTTCAACTTTGATACTGCTACTCAGAAATTGTTTGGCCCTCTGAATATAGGAGGAGGAACAGGTGTCATTGGAGAATACTTCTTTACTGGAACCGTTAGCGAATCTTTGGCATTACGTCAGGATGTCGATCAACAAGGCACATCAATAACACTAGATGAAAATTCTGGTTCTATTCAGGTATCCAAAGTTCCTGAACCTGCTTCTCTGTTGGGTTTTCTGGCATTTGGGGCCTTGGGTGTAGGCTCAACTCTGAAGAAAAAGCAAGCCTCTTGCTAG